A region from the Candidatus Methanoperedens sp. genome encodes:
- the cfbB gene encoding Ni-sirohydrochlorin a,c-diamide synthase has translation MTVSLDIPRILIAGDRSSAGKTTISIGIMSVLRDMGYKVQPFKVGLDFIDPSYHTEVTGRYSRNLDGYLMSEPAVKEVFSHAANGSDIAIIEGVRGLFEGLEATSDTGSTAQIAKMLKCPVILVINARSITRSTAALVSGYKSFDPQVNIAGVILNNIGSPRHGEKARTAIETYTDTHVIGEIPRNDSMKISMRHLGLIPALEGRRRLDDFDARLEGIKNIIKEGVDIDALISIAKSAQPLVRPKTNIFKIQSPRNREKIGIALDEAFNFYYRDNLELLELAGAELVYFSPVNDTALPQVDGLYIGGGYPELFARELEDNIPMRESIKQASAEGLPIYAECGGLMYLTQEIRTAVSGSGNYHMAEMEEGAFAMVGAIPGRTLMGHKRVVSYNIGSFVKDNVIGKAGASFIGHEFHHSEILDLPDDTAFAMKLERGIGIKGELDGILVKNTLAAYAHLHAASYTDFARSFVDFCIKRS, from the coding sequence ATGACCGTTTCGCTTGATATCCCACGCATCCTGATTGCCGGAGACCGCTCCTCGGCAGGAAAAACCACGATCTCAATCGGGATAATGTCTGTGCTGAGAGATATGGGTTATAAGGTGCAGCCTTTTAAGGTCGGTCTTGATTTCATCGACCCGAGCTACCATACGGAGGTGACAGGCAGATATTCGCGGAACCTCGACGGTTACCTGATGTCTGAACCTGCGGTCAAAGAGGTATTCTCCCATGCTGCCAATGGCTCTGATATCGCCATCATAGAAGGCGTGCGCGGGCTTTTCGAGGGGCTTGAAGCCACAAGCGATACCGGGAGCACGGCACAGATTGCCAAAATGTTAAAATGCCCTGTCATCCTTGTCATCAATGCAAGGAGCATCACAAGGAGCACGGCAGCACTTGTTTCTGGGTATAAATCATTCGACCCCCAGGTGAACATCGCTGGGGTAATCCTGAATAACATCGGCAGCCCTCGCCATGGTGAAAAGGCAAGGACTGCGATTGAGACTTACACCGATACCCACGTTATAGGTGAAATTCCGCGCAACGATTCCATGAAAATCTCGATGAGACATCTCGGTCTGATTCCTGCCCTCGAAGGGAGGCGCAGGCTGGATGACTTTGATGCGCGCTTGGAAGGGATTAAGAATATCATAAAAGAAGGAGTGGATATTGATGCACTCATATCCATCGCTAAATCAGCACAACCTCTCGTAAGACCAAAGACCAACATTTTTAAAATTCAATCCCCCCGGAACAGGGAAAAAATTGGAATTGCTCTTGATGAAGCATTTAATTTCTATTACCGGGATAACCTCGAATTGCTTGAACTGGCAGGCGCAGAACTTGTTTATTTCAGCCCTGTGAATGACACCGCTCTGCCTCAGGTTGACGGTCTGTACATAGGGGGCGGATATCCAGAACTCTTCGCCAGGGAACTTGAGGACAATATCCCTATGAGGGAATCCATCAAGCAGGCTTCAGCAGAAGGACTGCCTATCTATGCAGAATGTGGAGGGCTCATGTATTTAACACAGGAGATCAGGACAGCAGTATCAGGGAGCGGGAATTATCACATGGCTGAGATGGAGGAAGGGGCTTTTGCAATGGTAGGGGCGATTCCGGGGAGGACATTGATGGGACATAAGCGGGTTGTGAGCTACAACATCGGCAGCTTTGTAAAGGACAATGTTATAGGTAAAGCGGGCGCTTCATTTATCGGACATGAATTCCACCATTCTGAGATACTGGATCTTCCTGATGACACAGCATTTGCCATGAAACTTGAGCGAGGGATTGGGATCAAAGGAGAACTGGACGGCATACTTGTGAAGAATACCCTTGCTGCGTACGCTCACCTGCATGCAGCCTCATATACTGATTTTGCGAGGTCGTTTGTGGATTTTTGCATTAAAAGATCTTAG
- a CDS encoding DUF4258 domain-containing protein, which yields MDIIKIHEAILKGYVNISEHADEELENDAIDDDDLYYSVFHGEVIEDYADDKPFPSCLIYGRDKNDRHIHSVWAYSEEHKIAVLVTAYIPDPEKWLDYKIRKQKR from the coding sequence ATGGATATTATAAAAATACATGAAGCAATACTAAAAGGATACGTAAACATTTCAGAGCATGCAGACGAAGAGCTTGAAAATGATGCAATCGATGACGATGACCTGTATTATTCGGTATTTCATGGTGAAGTGATAGAAGATTATGCTGATGATAAGCCATTTCCAAGCTGCTTGATATATGGCAGAGATAAGAACGATAGGCATATACACAGCGTATGGGCATATTCAGAGGAGCATAAAATAGCCGTACTCGTAACTGCGTATATACCCGACCCTGAAAAGTGGCTCGATTATAAAATAAGAAAACAAAAGAGGTGA
- the cfbC gene encoding Ni-sirohydrochlorin a,c-diamide reductive cyclase ATP-dependent reductase subunit produces the protein MPKQIAIYGKGGIGKSSTASNVAAACADDGYRVTIIGCDPKSDSSITLLRGRRIPTIMDLMRQGEDIKEEDIVFNGYKGVKCVEIGGPEPGIGCAGRGIIVAISLLKKISRAIEDTDLVIYDVPGDIVCGGFVAPVKKGLVNEAYVLTSGEYMPLYAANNICRGLSRLEMTLNGVICNSRGAPNEENIVTEFAKEIGSQMIAFIPKDVLVQTCEREGFSVIENAPDSSIAGVYRKLARSIMTRNEGKIPVPLNDMRLRELTRI, from the coding sequence ATGCCTAAGCAGATTGCAATCTACGGCAAAGGCGGCATCGGAAAATCAAGCACGGCTTCGAATGTGGCTGCGGCATGCGCCGATGATGGCTACCGGGTCACGATAATAGGATGCGACCCGAAGAGCGATTCTTCCATTACATTATTGCGCGGGAGGAGAATTCCCACGATTATGGATCTGATGAGGCAGGGCGAAGACATAAAAGAAGAGGACATTGTATTCAACGGGTATAAAGGCGTAAAATGCGTGGAAATCGGAGGTCCTGAGCCGGGCATAGGCTGTGCAGGCAGGGGCATCATCGTGGCGATAAGCCTGCTTAAGAAAATCTCAAGAGCGATTGAGGATACCGACCTCGTGATATACGATGTGCCCGGCGACATTGTTTGCGGGGGATTCGTGGCGCCTGTAAAGAAAGGATTGGTAAACGAGGCTTACGTGCTCACCTCTGGCGAGTACATGCCTTTGTATGCCGCAAATAACATCTGCAGGGGGCTTTCACGCCTTGAGATGACGCTTAACGGCGTGATCTGCAATTCACGTGGGGCGCCGAATGAGGAAAACATAGTCACCGAGTTCGCAAAGGAAATAGGGAGCCAGATGATCGCATTTATCCCGAAAGATGTTCTGGTGCAGACATGCGAAAGGGAGGGTTTTTCTGTTATTGAAAATGCCCCTGATTCCAGTATAGCAGGAGTTTACCGCAAACTTGCAAGGAGTATCATGACAAGAAATGAAGGTAAAATTCCTGTGCCTCTTAACGACATGAGATTGAGGGAACTCACAAGGATTTAA
- a CDS encoding YgiT-type zinc finger protein, with amino-acid sequence MERIIPVCPHCGGEVIEKKVEKLVKGGCNTAVLTVEAGVCMKCGERYYTKGTHEKMQKIRKELEKGFTKDLRLIGHTYAYEELVA; translated from the coding sequence ATGGAAAGGATAATTCCAGTCTGTCCCCACTGCGGTGGCGAAGTGATAGAGAAAAAAGTAGAGAAGCTCGTCAAAGGCGGCTGCAATACAGCAGTGCTGACAGTGGAAGCGGGCGTGTGCATGAAATGTGGTGAGCGCTATTACACAAAAGGAACCCACGAGAAGATGCAGAAAATCAGAAAAGAGCTTGAGAAAGGGTTTACCAAAGATCTCCGCTTAATCGGGCATACATATGCGTATGAAGAATTAGTAGCATGA
- the cfbD gene encoding Ni-sirohydrochlorin a,c-diamide reductive cyclase catalytic subunit gives MPVKQKEPLIMHPRPSSIVAALYTLRDLDTDVVILHGPPGCSFKHARLLEEDGMRVVTTSLDESGFVFGGHDSLVEVLEKVIERFKPKRIGIVGTCASMIIGEELHEAVTQVQPDVPVIEVEVHAGYRDNTKGVIMALESALAAGIISEAEFERQKALLKEATMVEKRHGAASKEYLEPSRGDLKYKVAERLLELMKQGKKGLNILNAKKETAFMFADINLAVAQVAEKFGTRVINMANLDENLGLPKNRRNAREIREELTQKGFEIHHIIGGLDEYPIAGDTASRIIGEKYSDFDFAVITGVPHALPMENIKNMELFSITNGPRQVVPLKEMGHKHVVVEIDLHPKTLGVNHIVESEFGATLREMSKDA, from the coding sequence ATGCCTGTAAAACAAAAAGAACCGCTCATAATGCACCCGCGCCCAAGCTCGATTGTGGCTGCATTGTACACCTTGAGAGATCTCGACACAGATGTTGTGATACTGCACGGTCCTCCGGGATGCAGCTTCAAGCATGCCAGGCTTCTCGAGGAGGACGGGATGAGAGTTGTTACCACCTCGCTTGATGAATCAGGATTCGTCTTCGGGGGGCACGATTCCTTGGTTGAAGTCCTTGAAAAGGTTATCGAACGGTTCAAACCCAAACGCATCGGCATAGTGGGGACATGTGCAAGCATGATTATAGGCGAGGAGCTGCACGAAGCGGTTACACAGGTCCAGCCTGATGTGCCTGTTATTGAGGTTGAAGTGCATGCAGGCTACAGGGACAACACAAAAGGAGTGATTATGGCGCTTGAATCCGCGCTTGCCGCCGGGATTATAAGCGAGGCGGAATTCGAGAGGCAGAAGGCGTTGCTGAAAGAAGCCACTATGGTTGAAAAGCGCCATGGAGCAGCCAGCAAAGAATACCTTGAGCCAAGCCGCGGAGATTTAAAATATAAGGTGGCTGAAAGGTTGCTTGAGCTTATGAAACAGGGAAAAAAAGGGCTCAACATACTCAACGCGAAAAAGGAGACTGCTTTCATGTTTGCGGATATCAACCTTGCAGTGGCGCAGGTTGCCGAGAAGTTCGGAACTCGAGTAATAAACATGGCGAACCTTGATGAGAACCTGGGGCTTCCCAAGAACAGGAGAAATGCACGCGAAATCAGAGAAGAATTAACGCAGAAAGGCTTTGAAATCCACCACATAATAGGAGGACTGGACGAGTACCCCATAGCCGGGGATACAGCCAGCCGGATAATAGGTGAAAAATACTCCGATTTCGATTTTGCGGTAATAACTGGCGTGCCGCATGCGCTTCCCATGGAAAACATAAAGAACATGGAGTTATTCTCCATCACGAACGGACCGCGCCAGGTAGTGCCGTTAAAAGAGATGGGGCATAAGCACGTGGTGGTGGAAATTGACCTGCATCCAAAGACACTTGGTGTGAACCACATCGTGGAGTCAGAATTCGGCGCCACGCTGCGGGAGATGAGCAAGGATGCCTAA